Proteins encoded in a region of the Malaciobacter mytili LMG 24559 genome:
- the rpsT gene encoding 30S ribosomal protein S20 produces MANHKSAEKRARQTKVRTERNRFYKTRIKNITKDVLSAIEANDKEKATAAVKTANKYFHHCVSKGILKRGNAARKVSRLQVKVNAI; encoded by the coding sequence ATGGCAAACCATAAATCTGCTGAAAAAAGAGCTAGACAAACTAAAGTTAGAACTGAAAGAAACAGATTCTACAAAACTAGAATTAAAAACATTACTAAAGATGTATTATCTGCTATTGAAGCAAATGATAAAGAAAAAGCAACTGCTGCAGTTAAAACTGCGAATAAATACTTTCACCACTGCGTAAGCAAAGGAATCCTAAAAAGAGGTAACGCAGCAAGAAAAGTAAGTAGATTACAAGTTAAAGTAAACGCTATATAA
- the mobA gene encoding molybdenum cofactor guanylyltransferase MobA, protein MIPQFKIPCVILCGGKSSRMGEDKSLLPFFDKSSLTQYQYDRLKPYFTKIFLSSKTNKFNFEAKLILEENEIYSPIVAIDSIIKKLYNYDKFFLITVDTPLVKIESINQLILESIDSDICVAQTEKIHNLCGVFSTNIKPIVAEMLKKDIHKVGYLLDQVKSKKIIFKDEEEFLNLNNKEEYLKALKIIS, encoded by the coding sequence ATGATTCCACAATTTAAAATACCTTGTGTAATTTTATGTGGTGGCAAAAGTTCAAGAATGGGAGAAGATAAATCTCTTCTTCCTTTTTTTGATAAATCTTCACTAACTCAATATCAATATGATAGATTAAAACCTTATTTTACAAAAATATTTCTTTCTTCAAAAACTAATAAATTTAATTTTGAAGCTAAGTTAATTTTAGAGGAAAATGAAATATATTCTCCTATTGTTGCAATAGATAGTATTATAAAAAAACTTTATAATTATGATAAATTTTTTCTAATAACTGTTGATACTCCATTAGTTAAAATTGAATCAATAAATCAATTGATATTAGAAAGTATTGATAGTGATATTTGTGTTGCCCAAACTGAAAAAATACATAATTTATGTGGAGTTTTTTCTACAAATATAAAACCTATTGTAGCTGAGATGCTAAAGAAAGATATTCATAAAGTAGGCTATCTTCTAGACCAAGTTAAAAGTAAAAAAATAATATTTAAAGATGAAGAAGAATTTTTAAATTTAAATAATAAAGAAGAGTATCTTAAAGCTCTTAAAATTATAAGTTAA
- a CDS encoding NAD(P)/FAD-dependent oxidoreductase, with protein MANNELEKALDILDSELKKQGLSRREALKVAGLGSAAFLMGSTEVEAATLNASDVKAKIVIVGGGLSGVATAARLTNSLSNPDITIIEPNPKSVSYQPGNTLIASGIYTKADIEFESKDFTPKGTKVIQDKVVEFDPENNIVVTSSGEKVSYDFLIIAAGLTLDFGRIKGLEAIGELTTLGDASSLLNTFKDSGVCSIYSVDGAVKTWEEMQKFIAKAKAGQKVKGVFTHPNTAIKCGGAPKKIMYLTNARLVEAGARDNAELTFYPNGGTMFGVPEYHDAIVKQFEARDMKWQYNHNLVAVDLENKIATFNHHWKEKGEWDKDLEEYAMINKNEDVNVEFDFLHITPPMKAPDEIGNSAVGSAKGFVPVNKETLQHVKYKNIFSIGDIAAVPMGKTGGSVRKQYKVLVDNLISTMEGKPLTSKYEGYTVCPLITDIGKVMLAEFDWSKKPTPSFPLDPIQERYIWWLLKVYALKPMTMYGMLSGRA; from the coding sequence ATGGCAAACAATGAGCTTGAAAAAGCACTAGATATATTAGATTCTGAACTTAAAAAGCAAGGTTTATCAAGAAGGGAAGCTTTAAAAGTTGCAGGTTTAGGATCAGCAGCATTTTTGATGGGATCAACGGAAGTTGAAGCTGCTACTCTTAATGCTAGTGATGTTAAAGCAAAAATTGTAATTGTTGGAGGGGGACTATCAGGAGTTGCTACTGCTGCTAGGCTTACTAATTCTTTATCTAATCCAGATATTACAATAATCGAACCAAATCCAAAATCAGTATCATATCAACCTGGTAATACTTTAATTGCCTCTGGTATATATACAAAAGCAGATATTGAATTTGAAAGTAAGGATTTCACTCCTAAAGGAACAAAAGTAATTCAAGATAAAGTAGTTGAATTTGATCCTGAAAATAATATAGTTGTAACTTCTTCTGGAGAAAAAGTAAGTTATGATTTTCTAATTATTGCAGCAGGATTAACTTTAGATTTTGGAAGAATTAAAGGATTAGAAGCAATTGGAGAACTTACTACTTTAGGTGATGCAAGTTCTTTATTAAATACTTTTAAAGATAGTGGAGTATGCTCTATTTATAGTGTAGATGGTGCTGTAAAAACTTGGGAAGAGATGCAAAAATTTATTGCTAAAGCAAAAGCTGGACAAAAAGTAAAAGGTGTATTTACTCATCCAAATACTGCAATTAAGTGTGGAGGAGCACCTAAAAAAATTATGTATCTAACTAATGCAAGATTAGTTGAAGCAGGTGCAAGAGATAATGCAGAACTAACTTTTTATCCAAATGGTGGAACTATGTTTGGAGTTCCAGAGTACCATGATGCAATTGTAAAACAATTTGAAGCAAGAGATATGAAATGGCAATATAATCATAATTTGGTTGCTGTTGATTTAGAAAATAAAATTGCTACTTTTAATCATCACTGGAAAGAAAAAGGAGAGTGGGATAAGGATTTAGAAGAGTATGCAATGATAAATAAAAATGAAGATGTAAATGTAGAGTTTGATTTTCTTCATATAACTCCTCCTATGAAAGCTCCAGATGAGATTGGAAACTCTGCTGTTGGTTCAGCAAAAGGGTTTGTTCCTGTAAATAAAGAGACTTTACAACATGTAAAATATAAAAATATTTTTTCAATAGGTGATATTGCTGCTGTTCCTATGGGAAAAACAGGTGGAAGTGTAAGAAAACAATATAAAGTATTAGTTGATAACTTAATTTCTACAATGGAAGGTAAACCTTTAACTTCTAAGTATGAAGGATATACAGTTTGTCCTTTAATTACAGATATAGGGAAAGTTATGTTAGCAGAATTTGATTGGTCAAAAAAACCAACTCCTTCTTTTCCACTTGATCCAATACAAGAAAGATATATTTGGTGGTTATTAAAGGTTTATGCACTTAAACCTATGACTATGTATGGAATGTTATCAGGTAGAGCATAA
- the leuC gene encoding 3-isopropylmalate dehydratase large subunit — protein sequence MGQTITEKIFSEHVGREVYAGEIIRCNIDMVIGNDITTPISIKAFEESGREKLANPEGFAIVLDHFIPAKDIASANQAKISRDFAMKHNLKYFFDEKDMGIEHALLPEKGLVLPGDVIIGADSHTCTHGALGAFSTGMGSTDISFGMITGGNWFKVPESIKVVFNGKPKEYVTGKDLILEVIRILGVDGALYKTLEFTGTTIAYLTMDDRFSLCNMAIEAGAKNGIVAYDEITKEFLDTRESLRAEPKIHYSDEDATYCQVIEIDVENLEPVIAYPFLPSNGHPVSQAVADEIRVDQVFIGSCTNGRLSDFKVAAEILKDKKVARHVRLILTPGTQKILRDATKLGYIDTLVDAGAVVSNPTCGACLGGYMGILGDNEVCISTTNRNFVGRMGSRSSKIYLANSAVAAASAISGYITDPNSL from the coding sequence ATGGGACAAACAATAACTGAGAAAATATTTAGTGAGCATGTAGGAAGAGAAGTATATGCAGGAGAAATCATTAGATGTAATATAGATATGGTAATTGGAAATGATATTACTACACCTATTTCTATTAAAGCATTTGAAGAGAGTGGGAGAGAAAAACTTGCTAATCCAGAAGGTTTTGCTATTGTACTAGATCATTTTATTCCAGCAAAAGATATTGCAAGTGCAAACCAAGCAAAAATCTCAAGAGATTTTGCAATGAAGCATAACTTAAAATATTTCTTTGATGAAAAAGATATGGGAATTGAACATGCACTTTTACCTGAAAAAGGATTAGTATTACCAGGAGATGTTATTATTGGTGCAGATTCACATACATGTACACATGGTGCTTTAGGAGCATTTAGTACAGGGATGGGAAGTACTGATATTTCTTTTGGGATGATTACCGGAGGAAATTGGTTTAAAGTTCCTGAGTCTATTAAAGTAGTATTTAATGGAAAACCAAAAGAGTATGTTACTGGAAAAGATTTAATTTTAGAGGTTATTAGAATTTTAGGTGTTGATGGAGCACTATATAAAACTTTAGAATTTACAGGAACTACAATTGCTTATTTAACAATGGATGATAGATTCTCTTTATGTAATATGGCCATTGAAGCAGGGGCTAAAAATGGTATTGTTGCTTATGATGAAATTACAAAAGAGTTTTTAGATACAAGGGAATCTTTAAGAGCTGAACCAAAAATTCATTATAGTGATGAAGATGCAACTTATTGTCAAGTTATTGAAATTGATGTTGAAAATTTAGAACCAGTTATTGCATATCCTTTCTTACCATCAAATGGACATCCTGTTTCTCAAGCAGTGGCAGATGAAATTAGAGTTGATCAAGTATTTATTGGTTCATGTACAAATGGAAGATTAAGTGATTTTAAAGTTGCTGCGGAGATTTTAAAAGATAAAAAAGTAGCAAGACATGTTAGACTTATCTTAACTCCAGGAACTCAAAAAATTCTAAGAGATGCTACAAAATTAGGTTATATTGATACTTTAGTTGATGCAGGAGCAGTTGTATCAAATCCAACTTGTGGAGCATGTTTAGGTGGATATATGGGTATTTTAGGAGATAATGAAGTATGTATCTCTACAACAAATAGAAACTTTGTTGGAAGAATGGGAAGTAGAAGTTCAAAAATCTATTTAGCAAATAGTGCAGTTGCAGCTGCTAGTGCAATTTCTGGATATATTACTGATCCAAATAGTCTATAA
- a CDS encoding NAD(P)/FAD-dependent oxidoreductase — MNDKLEKILDENLKKEGLSRREAIKLLGASSALFMINEEAQASAKKLDGKNVKILIIGGGLAGISTAARLNNGLDNAKITIIEPNLKSVSYQPGNTFIGAGLYKKEDVLFNTKDFLPKEVEFINDKAVAFEPDNNIVETINSGKFTYDYLIIATGVVLDFAKIKGLEELSNYYTIQDSQSIIKLFKNSGASTVYNVQAAEITWENMQKCIENASKGIKQNAVFTHPDTAIKCGGAPKKMMYLMNARLNEVSKEARANVNMTFYPNGNKMFSVKEYEDAIIEQYKQRNMYWKYGHNLIEVDLKNKVATFNHHWQEKGAWDKDLEEYEVIKKSENVSVPYDFLHIAPPMKAPDEIGNSALGSAKGWVPVNKETLQHVKYKNVFSLGDVAAVPLGKTGGSVRKQYKVVADNIMALINNKPLEAKYDGYTVCPIITDIGKVMLAEFDWSMKPTPSFPLDPTQERYIWWLLKAYVLKPMTMYGMLSGRA, encoded by the coding sequence ATGAATGACAAATTAGAAAAAATTTTAGATGAAAATTTAAAAAAAGAAGGTCTATCAAGAAGAGAGGCTATAAAGTTATTAGGTGCATCAAGTGCTTTATTTATGATTAATGAAGAAGCACAAGCTTCAGCAAAAAAGCTAGATGGGAAAAATGTAAAAATACTAATTATTGGTGGAGGTTTAGCTGGAATTTCAACAGCTGCTAGATTAAATAATGGTTTAGATAATGCAAAAATTACAATAATTGAGCCAAACTTAAAATCAGTATCATATCAACCTGGAAATACTTTTATTGGGGCAGGCTTATATAAAAAAGAGGATGTATTATTTAATACAAAAGATTTTTTACCAAAAGAAGTAGAATTTATAAATGATAAAGCAGTTGCCTTTGAGCCTGATAATAATATAGTAGAAACAATAAATAGTGGAAAATTTACATATGATTATTTGATAATTGCAACAGGTGTTGTTTTAGATTTTGCTAAAATCAAAGGTTTAGAAGAGTTATCAAATTACTATACTATACAAGATTCACAAAGTATAATAAAGCTTTTTAAAAATAGTGGTGCAAGTACAGTATATAATGTTCAAGCAGCTGAAATTACATGGGAAAATATGCAAAAGTGCATAGAAAATGCTTCAAAGGGCATAAAACAAAATGCTGTATTTACACACCCAGATACGGCTATTAAATGTGGTGGTGCTCCTAAAAAAATGATGTATTTAATGAATGCAAGATTAAATGAAGTTTCAAAAGAAGCAAGAGCTAATGTTAATATGACTTTTTACCCTAATGGAAATAAAATGTTTAGCGTAAAAGAGTATGAAGATGCTATTATTGAACAGTATAAACAAAGAAATATGTATTGGAAATATGGGCATAATTTAATTGAAGTTGATTTAAAAAATAAAGTTGCAACTTTTAATCATCATTGGCAAGAAAAAGGTGCTTGGGATAAAGATTTAGAAGAGTATGAAGTTATTAAAAAAAGTGAAAATGTAAGTGTTCCTTATGATTTTTTACATATAGCTCCACCTATGAAAGCTCCAGATGAGATAGGAAACTCTGCTTTAGGTTCTGCAAAAGGTTGGGTTCCTGTAAATAAAGAGACTTTACAACATGTAAAATATAAAAATGTTTTCTCTTTAGGAGATGTTGCAGCAGTTCCTTTGGGAAAAACAGGAGGAAGTGTAAGAAAACAATATAAAGTGGTTGCTGACAATATTATGGCTCTTATAAATAATAAACCATTAGAGGCAAAATATGATGGATATACTGTATGTCCTATAATAACAGATATTGGAAAAGTTATGTTAGCTGAGTTTGATTGGAGTATGAAACCAACACCATCTTTTCCCCTTGACCCAACACAAGAGAGGTATATTTGGTGGTTATTAAAAGCCTATGTATTAAAACCTATGACAATGTATGGAATGTTGTCAGGTAGAGCATAA
- the infC gene encoding translation initiation factor IF-3, producing MNEEITVKEVRCMSDDGTNYGIISTKDALATAEELGLDLVLIAPEAKPPVAKIMDYGKFRYQQEKKKKEAKKKQKIIEIKEIKLSVKIADNDINYKVKHAIEFLEEGKHVRFRVFLKGREMAHPESGIEVLNRIWPMLEEFGVMDKEPKLEGRYVNMLVLPKEKNK from the coding sequence ATGAATGAGGAAATTACAGTAAAAGAAGTAAGATGTATGAGTGATGATGGTACAAATTATGGAATCATCTCAACAAAAGATGCTCTTGCAACTGCAGAAGAATTAGGGCTAGACTTAGTACTTATTGCGCCAGAAGCAAAACCTCCTGTTGCTAAAATTATGGATTATGGTAAATTTAGATACCAACAAGAGAAAAAGAAAAAAGAAGCTAAGAAAAAACAAAAAATCATTGAAATTAAAGAGATTAAATTATCTGTAAAAATTGCTGACAATGATATTAACTATAAAGTTAAACATGCTATTGAATTTTTAGAAGAAGGAAAGCATGTAAGATTTAGAGTATTCCTAAAAGGTAGAGAGATGGCTCACCCTGAATCAGGAATTGAAGTTCTAAATAGAATTTGGCCAATGCTTGAAGAATTTGGAGTAATGGACAAAGAACCAAAACTTGAAGGAAGATATGTAAATATGCTAGTTCTTCCAAAGGAAAAAAATAAATAA
- the rplT gene encoding 50S ribosomal protein L20, with protein sequence MPRVKTGVVRRRRHKKVLKAARGFFSGRRKHFRKAKEQLERSLVYAYRDRRQKKRDIRKLWIIRINAACRLNDINYSRFMNGLKLANIELDRKILADLAMHDAAAFAALVVKAKEALAA encoded by the coding sequence ATGCCAAGAGTTAAAACTGGTGTAGTTAGAAGAAGAAGACATAAAAAAGTTTTAAAAGCTGCTAGAGGATTTTTTAGCGGTAGAAGAAAACACTTTAGAAAAGCGAAAGAACAATTAGAAAGAAGTTTAGTTTACGCTTATAGAGATAGAAGACAAAAGAAAAGAGATATTAGAAAGCTTTGGATCATCAGAATCAACGCTGCTTGTAGATTAAATGATATTAACTATTCAAGATTTATGAATGGATTAAAATTAGCTAATATTGAATTAGATAGAAAAATCTTAGCTGATTTAGCTATGCATGATGCAGCAGCATTTGCAGCATTAGTAGTTAAAGCTAAAGAAGCATTAGCAGCATAA
- the rpmI gene encoding 50S ribosomal protein L35: MPKMKSNSGALKRFKVKKNGSIKRGSAFRSHILTKKSPKRKRNLRGPQTVAAVDTARVKKMLNC; this comes from the coding sequence ATGCCAAAGATGAAATCTAATAGTGGAGCTTTAAAGAGATTTAAAGTGAAAAAAAATGGTTCTATTAAAAGAGGTTCAGCTTTTAGAAGCCATATCTTAACTAAAAAGAGCCCAAAAAGAAAAAGAAACCTAAGAGGTCCACAAACTGTTGCAGCTGTTGATACTGCAAGAGTTAAAAAAATGTTAAATTGTTAA
- the glmM gene encoding phosphoglucosamine mutase produces the protein MKLFGTDGVRGKAGDFLDAITTIKLAMAAGIYFRKHSTTNKILVGKDTRRSGYMIENALVSGLTAVGYDVIQIGPMPTPAIAYLTESMRCDAGIMISASHNPYDDNGIKFFDNHGNKLSSNCEKEIEKIFFDEEYLNSQQKTGKEIGSSKRIDDVIGRYIVSIKSSFPKDLTLHGLRIVLDCANGAAYKVGPTILEELGAEVITINNKPNGFNINDDCGALHPKNVGKYVLETRADIGIALDGDADRLVVIDEKGEVVPGDKLIGALCTYLSNQELLETNACVATVMSNQALEDYLKDHKIELKRSDVGDKYVLECMKDSCINFGGEQSGHIIFSDVAKTGDGLASALQVLAMILKSKKKASEALNPFELYPQVLKNLVVSEKKPLDELEGLKELQEEIKSMGIRDLIRYSGTEKKLRILLEGKDKKLVDEYMEKLVSFFKDRL, from the coding sequence ATGAAACTATTTGGAACTGATGGTGTTAGAGGAAAAGCAGGTGATTTTTTAGATGCAATCACTACAATAAAGTTAGCTATGGCTGCTGGGATATATTTTAGAAAACACTCTACAACAAATAAAATATTGGTTGGAAAAGATACAAGAAGAAGTGGATATATGATTGAGAATGCACTTGTTTCTGGGCTTACTGCTGTTGGATATGATGTGATACAAATAGGTCCTATGCCAACTCCAGCTATTGCTTATTTAACTGAGAGTATGAGATGTGATGCAGGGATTATGATAAGTGCTTCACATAATCCTTATGATGACAATGGAATTAAATTTTTTGATAATCATGGAAATAAATTAAGTTCTAATTGTGAAAAAGAAATAGAAAAAATCTTTTTTGATGAAGAATATTTAAATTCTCAACAAAAAACAGGCAAAGAAATAGGTTCTTCAAAAAGAATAGATGATGTAATTGGACGATATATTGTTTCAATTAAAAGCTCTTTTCCAAAAGATTTAACACTTCATGGATTAAGAATAGTTTTAGATTGTGCAAATGGTGCAGCATATAAAGTTGGTCCTACAATTTTAGAAGAATTAGGAGCAGAAGTAATTACAATTAATAATAAACCAAATGGATTTAATATTAATGATGACTGTGGAGCTTTACACCCTAAAAATGTAGGTAAATATGTTTTAGAAACAAGGGCAGATATTGGTATTGCACTTGATGGTGATGCAGATAGACTTGTAGTAATTGATGAAAAAGGTGAAGTTGTACCAGGGGATAAACTAATAGGTGCTTTATGTACTTATTTATCTAATCAAGAGTTACTAGAAACAAATGCTTGTGTAGCAACAGTTATGAGTAATCAAGCCTTAGAAGATTATTTAAAAGATCATAAAATTGAGTTAAAAAGAAGTGATGTTGGGGATAAATATGTTCTTGAGTGTATGAAAGACTCTTGCATTAATTTTGGTGGAGAACAAAGTGGACATATAATCTTCTCTGATGTGGCAAAAACTGGTGATGGGCTAGCTTCTGCACTTCAAGTATTAGCTATGATTTTAAAAAGCAAAAAGAAAGCTAGCGAAGCTTTAAACCCTTTTGAACTATATCCACAAGTTTTAAAAAATTTAGTTGTTAGTGAAAAGAAACCTTTAGATGAATTAGAAGGGCTAAAAGAACTTCAAGAAGAAATAAAATCTATGGGTATAAGAGATTTAATAAGATACTCAGGAACAGAAAAAAAACTAAGAATTTTACTTGAAGGAAAAGATAAAAAGCTTGTTGATGAATATATGGAAAAATTAGTAAGTTTTTTTAAAGATAGGTTATGA
- a CDS encoding rhodanese-like domain-containing protein yields MKNLLLVKSVLVAGLIFSGCTSTSNVSIKQPNEKVKHLIEQYKLQSVDYNYVKKAIGNGTSATASAILVDARPNAKYLKSTIPTSVNIPDTKFEEYYKIVENISKDKEIIVYCGGYSCEKSPIVANLLIKKGFKNVKVYPGGEPEWIKNNYAEVDTVVVKATMNNNSAVLIDARPYKLYLKETIVGAISIPDTQLEELVGRFPSNKNEKIIVFCGGFKCEKSHIVADKLVSLGYKNVFVYAGGVPQWKKEKLPTTAGAKVAEVAKVSAKKQFSSKGLKLGSDEGTVDGDWLKVQILANNVPSFIQIVDVRSKAEFAEGHFKNAINIEAGKLTAKELYEKLPKDKTIVFNCSAGGRSLEAWAKLNDEKYDVSEIYYFDANVSCKGNNCTIEVNEPLE; encoded by the coding sequence ATGAAAAACTTATTATTAGTAAAAAGTGTTTTAGTTGCAGGATTGATTTTTTCAGGGTGTACAAGTACTTCTAATGTATCTATAAAACAACCAAATGAAAAAGTTAAACACTTAATTGAGCAATATAAATTACAAAGTGTAGATTATAATTATGTAAAAAAAGCAATAGGAAATGGTACAAGTGCAACAGCAAGTGCTATTTTAGTTGATGCTAGACCAAATGCAAAATACTTAAAAAGTACAATTCCTACAAGTGTAAATATCCCAGATACTAAGTTTGAAGAGTATTATAAAATAGTTGAAAATATATCAAAAGATAAAGAAATTATAGTATATTGTGGTGGATATAGTTGTGAAAAAAGTCCTATTGTTGCAAATTTATTAATAAAAAAAGGTTTTAAAAATGTAAAAGTTTATCCAGGAGGAGAACCTGAATGGATAAAAAACAATTATGCAGAGGTTGATACAGTAGTAGTTAAAGCAACTATGAATAATAACTCAGCAGTTTTAATAGATGCAAGACCTTATAAACTTTATTTAAAAGAAACAATTGTAGGAGCAATATCTATTCCTGATACACAATTAGAAGAATTAGTAGGAAGATTTCCATCTAACAAAAATGAAAAAATTATAGTATTTTGTGGTGGATTTAAATGTGAAAAATCGCATATTGTTGCTGATAAGTTAGTATCTTTAGGATATAAAAATGTTTTTGTTTATGCAGGTGGAGTTCCACAATGGAAAAAAGAAAAACTTCCAACAACAGCAGGTGCAAAAGTAGCAGAAGTTGCTAAAGTAAGTGCTAAAAAACAGTTTAGTTCAAAAGGATTAAAGCTTGGAAGTGATGAGGGAACTGTTGATGGTGATTGGTTAAAGGTTCAAATTTTAGCTAATAATGTACCTTCATTTATTCAAATTGTAGATGTTAGATCAAAAGCTGAGTTTGCTGAGGGACATTTTAAAAATGCTATAAATATTGAAGCTGGAAAATTAACTGCAAAAGAGTTATATGAAAAATTACCTAAAGATAAAACAATTGTATTTAATTGTAGTGCAGGTGGAAGATCACTTGAAGCTTGGGCAAAATTAAATGATGAAAAATATGATGTATCTGAAATTTACTATTTTGATGCAAATGTAAGTTGCAAAGGTAATAATTGTACTATTGAAGTAAATGAACCTTTAGAGTAA
- the lspA gene encoding signal peptidase II, producing MKIITSISIFIVVFILDQFIKYAFVYFGWGYEGSCLSFQLAYNYGVAFSMFSFLKEYLKYIQLFLVVGGLIYLYFNKEVLKEYALPISLLFAGGLSNILDRFTYGAVVDYIYWHCGFEFAIFNLADMIINLAVAIIIYKQIFTKKDQKN from the coding sequence ATGAAAATAATTACTTCAATAAGTATTTTTATTGTAGTTTTTATCCTTGACCAGTTTATAAAATATGCTTTTGTATATTTTGGTTGGGGATATGAAGGAAGTTGCTTATCTTTTCAGCTTGCATATAATTATGGGGTAGCTTTTTCAATGTTCTCTTTTCTAAAAGAGTATTTAAAATATATTCAGCTTTTTTTAGTAGTGGGTGGACTAATTTATTTATATTTTAATAAAGAGGTGCTAAAAGAGTATGCTTTACCAATTTCACTACTTTTTGCAGGTGGTTTATCAAATATTTTAGATAGATTTACTTATGGAGCTGTAGTTGATTATATCTATTGGCATTGTGGTTTTGAATTTGCAATTTTTAACTTAGCAGATATGATTATAAACCTTGCGGTGGCAATAATTATTTATAAGCAGATATTTACTAAAAAAGATCAAAAAAACTAA